In Thalassotalea sp. Sam97, a single window of DNA contains:
- a CDS encoding L-cystine transporter has protein sequence MSFAFVSSLIIFSAVLLFLFRQQQKGRTLSRLVLLGLVLGSAFGLGLQLLLVNAPGIVEQSLQWIGIVGKGYIALLKMIIMPLVLVSMIAAVVKLDNVGSLGKISSLTIFVLLLTTAISALVGISVTSVFDLSIQGLTEGARESARMTELESKATGIQGLTIPQMLVSFIPTNPFADLTGVRSTSIIAVVIFGVLMGIAARKVMSEKAELESPIRTFVDAMQSVVMRLVKMIMALTPYGVAALMANVVATSSAADVLNLLSFIVASYVAIIIMFAVHGLLVSLVGMSPREYFSNILPVLSFAFTSRSSAATIPLNVETQISKLNVPPAVANLSASFGATIGQNGCAGIYPAMLAVMIAPSVGIDPLSMQFIVGLVAMITISSFGIAGVGGGATFAALIVLPAMGLPVTVVALLISIEPLIDMARTALNVSGAMTAGTITSRLLPSEKPQHGMQSQEA, from the coding sequence ATGAGTTTTGCATTTGTCAGCTCTTTAATCATTTTTTCCGCTGTGTTGTTGTTTCTCTTTAGGCAACAGCAAAAAGGCCGTACCTTGTCACGTCTTGTACTGCTTGGCTTAGTGTTGGGCTCGGCATTTGGCCTTGGGCTGCAATTACTTTTGGTTAACGCGCCGGGTATCGTTGAGCAGTCGTTACAATGGATAGGCATTGTTGGTAAAGGCTATATCGCATTACTAAAAATGATCATTATGCCACTGGTGTTAGTGTCAATGATCGCGGCAGTCGTAAAATTGGATAACGTGGGTTCGCTTGGTAAGATTTCGAGTTTAACCATATTTGTATTGTTATTAACGACCGCCATATCGGCACTGGTTGGTATATCGGTGACAAGTGTATTCGATCTGTCTATTCAGGGGCTAACAGAGGGGGCTCGTGAATCTGCGCGAATGACTGAGCTTGAATCTAAGGCCACCGGTATTCAAGGTCTCACTATTCCACAAATGCTTGTCAGTTTTATCCCAACCAACCCGTTTGCTGATTTAACCGGTGTGCGTTCTACATCGATTATTGCTGTGGTGATTTTTGGTGTCTTAATGGGCATCGCCGCACGAAAAGTAATGAGTGAAAAGGCGGAGCTAGAATCACCCATTCGTACGTTTGTTGACGCTATGCAATCTGTCGTTATGCGTCTTGTTAAAATGATCATGGCATTAACGCCATACGGGGTTGCCGCCTTAATGGCCAACGTTGTTGCAACCTCAAGCGCTGCTGATGTATTAAATTTGCTTAGCTTTATTGTCGCATCGTACGTGGCAATCATCATTATGTTTGCCGTGCACGGTTTGTTGGTGTCATTGGTAGGCATGAGCCCGCGTGAATATTTTAGCAATATTTTACCGGTGCTGAGCTTTGCGTTTACTTCAAGAAGCTCCGCGGCAACGATCCCGTTGAATGTTGAAACCCAGATCAGCAAATTAAATGTGCCACCAGCCGTTGCTAATTTATCGGCATCATTTGGTGCGACGATAGGTCAAAATGGCTGTGCGGGTATTTATCCTGCGATGTTGGCGGTTATGATTGCGCCGTCGGTAGGTATCGATCCGTTGAGCATGCAGTTTATTGTTGGCTTAGTTGCCATGATCACCATTAGCTCTTTTGGTATTGCCGGTGTTGGTGGCGGGGCAACGTTTGCAGCGCTTATTGTATTACCGGCGATGGGCTTACCTGTGACCGTTGTAGCTTTGCTTATTTCAATCGAGCCGTTGATTGATATGGCGCGCACAGCACTCAA
- a CDS encoding DNA-3-methyladenine glycosylase I has product MTKNEQTADGLCRCPWLDCSKDDYVAYHDHEWGVPVHDDKTMFEFLTLEAAQAGLSWYTVLKKRENYRRLFANFDVHKVAAFDQNKIDALLTDPGIIRNRLKVQAAVNNAQRFIEVQNEFGSFCKYLWGFINHKPVVNTLERLQDYPATSDVSDAISKDLKKRGFKFVGSTIIYAHLEATGLVNDHSMDCYRRQQIIDNYE; this is encoded by the coding sequence ATGACAAAAAATGAACAAACAGCGGATGGTTTATGTCGTTGTCCTTGGTTAGATTGCTCAAAAGACGATTATGTTGCCTATCATGATCATGAATGGGGCGTGCCAGTGCATGACGATAAAACGATGTTTGAGTTTTTAACGCTTGAAGCGGCACAAGCTGGGTTAAGTTGGTATACGGTATTAAAAAAACGTGAAAATTATCGCCGACTGTTTGCCAATTTCGATGTACATAAAGTCGCTGCATTTGATCAGAATAAAATTGACGCCCTGTTAACAGATCCAGGTATTATTCGAAATCGTTTAAAAGTACAGGCGGCCGTTAATAACGCTCAGCGCTTTATTGAGGTGCAAAATGAGTTTGGTAGTTTCTGTAAGTATCTATGGGGATTTATAAACCACAAACCCGTTGTCAACACGCTAGAACGTTTACAAGACTACCCTGCCACCTCAGATGTTTCAGATGCCATAAGTAAAGATTTGAAAAAGCGTGGCTTTAAATTTGTCGGTTCAACCATTATCTATGCGCACCTAGAAGCGACGGGGTTGGTTAACGATCACAGTATGGATTGTTATCGCCGACAACAAATTATCGATAACTACGAGTAA
- a CDS encoding Bax inhibitor-1/YccA family protein — protein sequence MQSQMGYSTASQSSAIEINKVLRNTYMLLGMTLVFSAVIAAATIALQLPSPGLIVTLIGVYGLMFLTYKTANTSMGIVSVFAFTGFLGYTIAPMVGYALGSGAGDLVAFALGATGLIFFGLSAYVLTTKKDMSFLTGMLNVGFWFLLIAMVANIFLQIPAVSLAISALFIFFSSAIILYQTSEIIKGGERNYILATVTLFVSLYNIFSSLLHILMSLAGSDD from the coding sequence ATGCAATCACAAATGGGTTATTCAACAGCATCGCAAAGCTCTGCTATTGAAATCAACAAAGTTTTACGCAACACCTATATGTTGCTTGGTATGACGTTAGTCTTCAGTGCAGTAATCGCAGCGGCTACTATTGCCCTTCAATTACCAAGCCCTGGTTTAATCGTCACATTGATCGGTGTTTACGGTTTAATGTTTTTAACCTACAAAACAGCCAATACCAGTATGGGTATCGTTTCTGTTTTTGCATTCACCGGTTTCTTGGGTTACACCATTGCCCCAATGGTAGGCTACGCGTTAGGCTCTGGCGCAGGTGACTTAGTTGCTTTTGCATTAGGTGCTACCGGTCTTATCTTCTTTGGTTTATCAGCGTACGTGCTAACGACCAAGAAAGACATGTCGTTCCTAACTGGTATGCTTAATGTTGGTTTTTGGTTCTTACTAATCGCCATGGTTGCTAACATCTTTTTGCAGATCCCTGCTGTATCGTTAGCAATTAGTGCGTTGTTTATTTTCTTCTCATCGGCGATTATTTTGTATCAAACCAGTGAAATCATCAAAGGTGGCGAGCGCAACTACATTTTGGCAACCGTTACATTATTCGTTTCGCTATACAACATTTTCTCTAGCTTACTTCACATTTTAATGTCTTTAGCTGGAAGCGACGATTAA
- the tusD gene encoding sulfurtransferase complex subunit TusD: protein MSRYAIVVSTAPTDNKTHTSLAFAKALLDAGHRIDGIFFYQDGVLNANTFVQTPSDEVNMKQLWQRFHQQTKTPLHLCISAAERRGLTDSNDDDFYHNIVKEFTISGLGELAVLTAKADKVVQL from the coding sequence TTGAGCAGATATGCCATCGTCGTCAGCACCGCACCGACCGACAATAAAACCCATACATCTTTAGCGTTTGCAAAAGCATTACTTGATGCTGGCCATCGTATCGATGGGATATTTTTCTATCAAGATGGTGTGCTTAACGCCAATACCTTTGTGCAAACACCATCTGATGAAGTCAATATGAAACAGCTATGGCAACGCTTTCACCAGCAAACGAAGACACCATTACATCTTTGTATTTCTGCCGCTGAGCGCAGAGGTTTAACGGACAGTAATGACGATGATTTTTATCACAACATTGTCAAAGAATTTACCATCTCTGGTCTTGGTGAGTTAGCCGTATTAACCGCAAAAGCCGATAAGGTTGTACAATTATGA
- the tusC gene encoding sulfurtransferase complex subunit TusC: MSHPTKHYAIVNTSASFDVLKARESLDAALILASYDLNVSLCFIGDGVFQSQSQQEPERIGAKDFIASMKALHFYDIEQVFVSEQCLIERGLSTNMPFNDVTLCALSDIRDVIDQADVTLVF, from the coding sequence ATGAGCCACCCAACGAAACACTACGCAATCGTTAACACCAGTGCCAGTTTTGATGTGCTAAAAGCTCGTGAGTCTCTCGATGCTGCCCTTATCTTGGCAAGTTATGATCTTAACGTCAGTTTATGCTTTATCGGCGACGGCGTGTTCCAAAGCCAAAGTCAACAAGAGCCCGAGCGTATTGGCGCTAAAGATTTCATCGCCTCGATGAAAGCCCTACATTTTTACGATATTGAACAAGTGTTTGTCAGTGAGCAATGCCTTATTGAGCGCGGCCTGTCAACGAACATGCCTTTTAATGACGTGACATTATGCGCCCTAAGCGATATTCGCGACGTCATAGATCAAGCAGATGTCACACTGGTGTTTTAA
- the tusB gene encoding sulfurtransferase complex subunit TusB, which yields MNILHIVRTSAFSDSKLKNCIQLTQNGDALFLIDDGVYNLVHPLLTSAKTRLSIYALTDHILARGLRIDNTQVINTDMHQLVVLTEQAKKVVTWQ from the coding sequence ATGAACATACTCCATATTGTCCGAACGAGTGCGTTTAGTGACAGCAAACTAAAAAACTGTATACAGCTTACCCAAAACGGTGACGCGCTATTCTTGATTGATGACGGTGTATATAATCTCGTGCATCCTCTGTTAACATCAGCTAAAACACGTCTATCGATATACGCATTAACCGACCATATTTTGGCTCGAGGTTTACGTATTGACAACACACAGGTAATAAACACAGATATGCATCAATTGGTTGTATTGACCGAGCAAGCAAAGAAGGTAGTAACATGGCAATAG
- a CDS encoding TusE/DsrC/DsvC family sulfur relay protein: MAIEFNGTSYETDKQGYLLDYTQWQEEMAPLLAADDNIELTDDHWEVVRFVRNFYLQYKTSPAIRALINAMKEEFGEDKANSRYLHRLFPKGAAKQATKIAGLPKPKRCL; the protein is encoded by the coding sequence ATGGCAATAGAATTTAACGGCACATCCTATGAGACAGACAAACAGGGCTATTTGCTTGATTATACCCAATGGCAGGAAGAGATGGCGCCGTTATTGGCAGCAGATGATAATATCGAGCTAACCGATGATCATTGGGAAGTCGTGCGCTTTGTTCGTAATTTCTATTTACAGTACAAGACATCACCCGCGATTCGCGCGTTAATCAATGCGATGAAAGAAGAGTTTGGCGAAGACAAAGCCAATAGCCGTTATTTGCATCGTTTATTCCCTAAAGGCGCAGCAAAACAAGCCACTAAAATCGCTGGGTTACCCAAACCTAAACGCTGTTTGTAA
- a CDS encoding (2Fe-2S)-binding protein, producing MAKQLIINGQKVDIDVDENMPLLWFLRDHLAITGTKFGCGTGLCGACTVHIDGVAMRSCIMPVGTLANKEITTIEGLSEHGDHPLQKAWVDNKVPQCGYCQAGQIMNAASFLNSNKNPTDDDIVNAMQGNICRCGTYQRIKKAIRQAADELATEVR from the coding sequence ATGGCAAAACAACTGATAATAAACGGTCAAAAAGTCGATATTGATGTCGATGAAAACATGCCGTTATTGTGGTTTTTACGCGACCACCTAGCTATCACAGGTACCAAATTTGGCTGTGGTACTGGACTATGTGGCGCGTGCACCGTTCATATTGATGGCGTTGCCATGCGCTCATGTATTATGCCGGTCGGGACATTAGCGAATAAAGAAATCACCACCATCGAAGGATTATCAGAGCATGGTGATCACCCGCTGCAAAAAGCGTGGGTAGACAATAAAGTGCCACAATGTGGTTACTGCCAAGCTGGACAAATTATGAATGCCGCCAGCTTTCTTAACAGTAATAAAAATCCAACCGATGATGACATTGTCAATGCCATGCAAGGTAATATTTGTCGTTGTGGCACCTATCAGCGTATTAAAAAAGCCATTCGCCAGGCTGCCGACGAATTGGCTACGGAGGTACGCTAA
- a CDS encoding molybdopterin cofactor-binding domain-containing protein, protein MHPHIKQELDLFYQKQNTKQDEFSQNDVSTGVSRRGFLKLTAGISGGLLIGLHLPNNALADDANFKASDEFNPNAFIHLKPNGDLLIYCGRCEMGQGISTALPAAVADEMEADWSRVTVKQADGDQEKYGPQATGGSASIRVMYEPMRKAGAAAKEMLMLAAAQTWGTGIDNVYAENHFIVNRLTADRLSYGELVDAASGLSIPENPTLKNKQQYRYIGTDLPRHDLNMVVTGQRTYGVDTKVDGMKYAAIVHCPVLGGKLKRVNKKAALAVSGVIDVVEVAPIKHPFSSVGGVAVVADNSWTAQQALKQLEIEWDLGANKVYDTKAYRQQLVTNVEQPAEKMGERGDVDKALQQANTLVKATYTGGHLCHAPMEPNASVVSVTDHSCEVWASTQSPDDIQTVLATLLGRDKKDIIVHVMISGGAFGRKFKCDYVHEAAVISKHIKAPVQLIWSREEDMRTGFYHSINAQHIQASINAQGDVDGWLQRVAFPSISSLFVPGLERAPERAFADVNSHPFNVSNFRSESGLAPAHTRIGWYRAVYAIFYGFAYGSFADELAVAKGVDTVTMLHQLYDANKDPEQQEQVKRSKAVLDTVANNAGWGKPLPEGEGLGIAVHYSFQSYVAMAVHVKVDGDNIRVLNVDCAIDCGQILNVDGARAQMEGAVVMGMSLALYTEISFKDGAVVNSNFHDYPVLRINEMPNVNVHIIDSANSPTGLGEPGVAPFAPALTNAIYAASGKRYRDLPIKGVSI, encoded by the coding sequence ATGCACCCACACATAAAGCAAGAACTCGATCTGTTTTATCAAAAACAAAACACCAAACAAGATGAATTTTCGCAAAATGACGTTAGCACAGGTGTCTCTCGACGTGGTTTTTTAAAGTTAACGGCAGGCATCAGTGGCGGTCTATTAATCGGTTTGCATTTACCTAACAACGCCCTTGCCGATGACGCTAATTTCAAAGCTTCAGACGAGTTTAACCCCAATGCGTTTATTCATTTAAAGCCTAATGGTGACTTACTCATTTATTGTGGTCGATGTGAAATGGGACAAGGTATTTCCACTGCATTACCCGCTGCGGTTGCGGACGAAATGGAAGCAGATTGGTCACGCGTAACCGTAAAGCAAGCCGATGGAGACCAAGAAAAATATGGCCCTCAGGCGACCGGTGGCTCAGCCAGCATTCGAGTGATGTACGAACCGATGCGCAAGGCCGGCGCGGCCGCCAAAGAAATGTTAATGCTTGCCGCTGCACAAACCTGGGGTACGGGTATAGACAATGTTTATGCCGAAAACCATTTTATTGTCAACAGGCTAACGGCTGACAGGCTAAGTTATGGCGAGCTCGTTGATGCCGCAAGTGGGTTATCGATACCTGAAAACCCTACATTAAAAAATAAACAGCAATACCGTTATATTGGCACGGATTTACCTCGTCATGATCTTAATATGGTTGTTACGGGTCAACGCACCTACGGCGTAGACACCAAGGTCGACGGCATGAAGTATGCTGCAATCGTTCACTGCCCAGTGCTTGGCGGTAAATTAAAACGCGTCAATAAAAAGGCCGCGCTAGCGGTGTCTGGGGTTATCGATGTTGTCGAAGTCGCACCTATCAAGCACCCGTTTAGCTCCGTTGGTGGGGTCGCCGTTGTTGCCGATAACAGTTGGACGGCACAGCAAGCACTCAAACAACTCGAGATTGAGTGGGATTTAGGCGCCAATAAAGTCTATGACACCAAAGCATATCGCCAGCAACTCGTTACCAACGTGGAACAGCCAGCCGAGAAGATGGGTGAGCGCGGTGATGTCGATAAGGCGCTACAACAAGCCAATACACTAGTGAAAGCAACCTATACTGGTGGGCACTTATGCCATGCGCCTATGGAGCCAAACGCCAGCGTGGTTTCGGTAACTGACCATAGTTGCGAAGTATGGGCGTCGACCCAATCACCCGATGATATTCAAACGGTGTTAGCTACCCTTCTTGGCCGTGATAAAAAAGATATCATTGTCCATGTGATGATCAGCGGTGGCGCTTTCGGTCGTAAATTTAAGTGTGATTACGTTCATGAAGCCGCGGTGATATCAAAACACATCAAAGCTCCAGTACAGCTTATTTGGAGTCGCGAAGAGGATATGCGCACGGGCTTTTATCATTCAATTAATGCCCAACACATTCAAGCCTCAATTAATGCACAAGGTGATGTCGATGGTTGGCTGCAACGTGTCGCGTTTCCATCGATCAGCTCATTGTTTGTACCAGGCCTTGAGCGTGCACCTGAGCGTGCCTTTGCCGATGTGAACAGTCATCCGTTTAACGTCAGTAACTTTCGTAGTGAATCGGGCCTTGCACCGGCACACACACGGATTGGTTGGTACCGCGCTGTATATGCGATATTTTACGGTTTTGCTTATGGAAGCTTTGCGGATGAATTAGCGGTTGCTAAGGGCGTTGATACAGTAACCATGCTGCATCAGCTGTATGACGCCAACAAAGACCCCGAACAACAAGAGCAAGTGAAACGATCTAAAGCTGTTCTTGACACTGTTGCCAACAATGCGGGTTGGGGTAAACCATTACCAGAAGGCGAAGGCTTGGGCATTGCTGTTCACTATAGCTTTCAAAGCTATGTGGCGATGGCCGTTCACGTTAAAGTCGACGGTGATAACATTCGCGTGTTAAATGTTGACTGCGCCATAGATTGTGGCCAGATTTTAAATGTCGATGGTGCTCGGGCACAAATGGAAGGCGCTGTGGTTATGGGCATGTCGTTAGCCCTTTACACTGAAATAAGCTTTAAAGACGGTGCCGTTGTCAACTCCAACTTCCATGATTACCCTGTGTTACGAATCAATGAAATGCCAAATGTTAATGTGCACATTATTGACTCGGCTAACAGCCCAACAGGATTAGGTGAACCCGGGGTTGCACCATTTGCGCCAGCATTAACCAATGCCATTTATGCCGCATCAGGTAAGCGTTATCGCGACTTACCGATAAAAGGGGTATCGATATAA
- a CDS encoding LysR family transcriptional regulator — translation MESFEGIIEFVAVAESQGFSAAAKQLGCSTSHVSRQISRLEERLGCALLARSTRVVTLTRPGVLYYKQVKELVVGLQQANEQVNQQQFQLSGTLKVSAAGGFAEHFVAPALMEFVRQHPELRVDLDLNSRFVNLLEDGFDFAIRYGELDDSNLIARKLVNRSMMAVAHKDYLTQHGIPKHPHDLKNHRCIIANNNNWDFNVGGRKETVKVTGSWRSNNANVVLHACTKALGIAYMPKSTFKDALDEQVLVPVLEPYWGDGTTSWIIYPNKRFMPQRVRLAIDFLIQYFSDWDESIK, via the coding sequence ATGGAAAGTTTTGAGGGCATAATTGAATTTGTCGCCGTTGCTGAAAGCCAAGGCTTTTCTGCCGCAGCGAAACAACTAGGCTGCAGTACGAGTCACGTCAGTCGTCAGATTTCTCGCCTTGAAGAACGATTAGGCTGTGCACTGTTGGCAAGATCCACGCGCGTGGTCACGCTCACAAGGCCTGGTGTACTTTATTATAAACAAGTAAAGGAACTCGTTGTTGGCCTTCAGCAAGCGAACGAACAAGTTAATCAGCAACAGTTTCAGTTAAGTGGTACGTTGAAAGTCAGTGCCGCTGGAGGGTTTGCTGAACACTTTGTAGCGCCGGCATTGATGGAGTTTGTTAGACAGCACCCTGAGTTACGGGTCGATCTTGATTTAAATAGTCGGTTCGTGAATTTACTTGAAGACGGATTTGATTTTGCGATACGTTACGGCGAGCTCGATGACTCTAACTTAATTGCCCGTAAATTGGTGAATCGCTCAATGATGGCTGTGGCTCATAAAGATTATTTAACACAGCACGGTATTCCCAAGCATCCGCATGACTTAAAAAATCACCGTTGTATTATCGCAAACAATAATAATTGGGATTTTAATGTCGGTGGCCGGAAAGAAACGGTTAAAGTGACAGGGTCATGGCGTAGTAACAATGCCAATGTTGTGTTACATGCATGTACCAAGGCGCTGGGTATTGCCTATATGCCAAAAAGTACCTTTAAAGACGCATTAGACGAACAAGTTTTAGTGCCAGTTTTAGAGCCGTATTGGGGAGATGGTACAACAAGTTGGATTATCTACCCGAATAAGCGATTTATGCCGCAACGAGTTAGACTGGCGATTGATTTTTTGATCCAATACTTTTCCGATTGGGATGAATCAATTAAGTAA
- a CDS encoding type 1 glutamine amidotransferase domain-containing protein — translation MKKVLIPVTNHATLGDTDQVNGTYSPELTHVVHVITSAGLDYDLASINGGKAPIYGTDIEGDNVNADVIADQDFQTRINNTIAVEQLNVADYDAVFYPGGFGLLSDLATNEAFAKLSAEHYEQGGIIAAVCHGPAALLPIKLSNGESLLSTKSVTGFTREEEIDYGTINDVPFLMEEALTRAAARFSKVQPWGSFVIEDDRLITGQNPASAHAVGEALVRMINTNNEYKT, via the coding sequence ATGAAAAAAGTACTTATTCCAGTGACCAATCACGCCACGCTTGGTGATACAGATCAAGTCAATGGCACGTATTCTCCCGAACTGACTCACGTTGTCCATGTCATAACGTCAGCGGGTTTGGATTATGATCTGGCATCGATCAATGGCGGTAAAGCGCCAATATATGGCACCGATATTGAAGGTGATAACGTAAATGCCGACGTTATCGCGGATCAAGATTTTCAAACGCGTATAAATAATACAATTGCCGTAGAACAACTCAACGTCGCTGACTACGATGCGGTGTTTTATCCGGGTGGTTTTGGCTTGCTATCGGACTTGGCGACAAACGAAGCGTTTGCAAAACTGAGTGCCGAGCACTATGAACAAGGCGGGATCATCGCGGCAGTATGCCACGGTCCAGCCGCTTTATTACCAATAAAACTGAGTAATGGCGAATCATTATTGTCGACAAAATCGGTAACGGGCTTTACTCGTGAAGAAGAAATTGACTATGGCACCATCAACGATGTGCCGTTCTTGATGGAAGAAGCACTTACCCGCGCGGCCGCACGATTTAGCAAAGTACAACCTTGGGGTTCATTCGTTATTGAAGATGATCGACTGATCACAGGGCAAAACCCTGCCAGTGCGCATGCTGTAGGTGAAGCACTGGTACGAATGATCAACACAAACAACGAATACAAAACATAA
- a CDS encoding iron-containing alcohol dehydrogenase, with protein MIFSYHNATAIHFGQGQIASIKEAISADKKILILYGGGSIKRNGVYQQTIDALQAHDWLEFSGVEANPTKETLDKAVAIVKEQDIDFILAVGGGSVIDGAKYVAAAAHYDGDGWDILTGDYSPEVATPIGAILTLPATGSESNTNSVITKAETQQKMAFSVPCVLPIFAVMDPDVMKSLPERQLANGIVDAWVHVCEQYLTKPQGALVQDGYAEALLRALHTLAQSYEQRDNDLWRSNLMWAANQALNGLIGCGVAQDWSTHMIGHELTALWHVDHARSLAIVQPSLLRNQINYKREKLEQMGQNVFNLSPGDDLAERTIDTVEAMYHTLGVATQLTEHGNDKQGAIEAVVKRLEQHGFTALSENQSITPSEVREILSAAIA; from the coding sequence ATGATTTTTTCTTATCACAACGCAACGGCGATCCATTTCGGCCAAGGGCAAATCGCGAGTATCAAAGAGGCCATTTCAGCCGATAAAAAGATTCTTATTCTTTATGGCGGTGGCTCAATCAAGCGCAATGGCGTGTATCAGCAAACCATTGATGCATTACAAGCACATGATTGGCTCGAGTTTTCAGGCGTTGAAGCGAACCCAACCAAGGAAACCTTAGATAAAGCCGTTGCTATCGTAAAAGAACAAGATATCGATTTTATTCTTGCGGTTGGTGGTGGCTCTGTGATTGATGGCGCTAAATACGTTGCCGCTGCAGCCCATTACGATGGTGATGGTTGGGATATTTTGACCGGTGACTATAGCCCTGAAGTAGCAACACCCATTGGCGCGATTTTAACGTTGCCGGCAACGGGCTCCGAGTCAAACACCAACTCGGTGATCACCAAAGCCGAAACACAACAAAAAATGGCCTTCTCAGTCCCTTGTGTATTACCAATTTTTGCGGTGATGGATCCGGATGTGATGAAGTCGCTACCAGAGCGACAACTGGCCAACGGTATTGTTGATGCGTGGGTCCATGTGTGTGAGCAATACTTGACTAAGCCACAAGGGGCGCTGGTTCAAGATGGCTACGCGGAAGCGTTATTGCGTGCATTACATACGTTAGCGCAAAGCTATGAGCAGCGTGACAACGACTTATGGCGCAGTAATTTGATGTGGGCTGCAAACCAAGCACTAAATGGCCTTATTGGTTGTGGTGTTGCCCAAGACTGGTCAACACACATGATTGGTCACGAGCTAACGGCTCTTTGGCATGTTGACCATGCGCGATCATTGGCTATCGTACAGCCTTCATTGTTACGCAACCAAATAAACTACAAACGCGAAAAGCTAGAGCAAATGGGCCAAAACGTTTTCAACCTATCACCAGGTGACGACTTAGCAGAGCGTACCATTGACACCGTAGAAGCTATGTATCATACATTGGGCGTAGCTACGCAATTAACTGAACATGGTAACGATAAACAAGGTGCGATCGAGGCAGTCGTTAAACGCTTAGAACAACATGGTTTTACAGCACTATCTGAAAACCAAAGCATTACACCAAGCGAAGTGCGAGAAATATTATCGGCGGCCATCGCCTAA